One region of Lampris incognitus isolate fLamInc1 chromosome 4, fLamInc1.hap2, whole genome shotgun sequence genomic DNA includes:
- the crybgx gene encoding crystallin beta gamma X, which translates to MNIFTKVPGLAQQTSKLGSVLQRAFYGSSGRVTLFEQRNFAGRRLDLSSDCPRLSEKNFPDRCNSVQVESGAWIGYEHENFRGRQYLWDMSDRGEYNCYDKWCAQVDHIASVRAVRQENSPPRAQLFERAGFSGKKTEIQDDIPNLMSRYSLNRAASIRVLGGAWVVYQEPNYRGPHYVLEKRDYNSSSDWGSQGNMVGSMRRVRFN; encoded by the exons ATGAACATCTTTACTAAGGTCCCAGGATTAGCCCAACAAACCAG CAAGCTGGGGTCTGTTCTCCAACGTGCCTTCTACGGCTCCAGTGGAAGG GTGACTCTTTTCGAGCAGCGGAACTTTGCGGGCAGGCGTCTGGACCTGAGCTCCGACTGCCCGCGGCTGAGCGAGAAGAACTTCCCGGACAGATGTAACTCTGTGCAGGTGGAGAGCGGAGC ATGGATAGGCTACGAACACGAGAACTTCCGGGGCCGTCAGTACCTGTGGGACATGTCGGACCGGGGGGAGTACAACTGTTACGACAAGTGGTGCGCTCAGGTGGACCACATCGCCTCCGTCCGTGCTGTCAGACAG GAGAACAGCCCGCCCCGGGCCCAGCTCTTTGAGAGGGCCGGCTTCTCCGGGAAGAAGACGGAGATCCAGGACGACATCCCCAACCTGATGAGCCGCTACAGCCTCAACCGGGCCGCCTCCATCCGCGTCCTGGGGGGAGC GTGGGTGGTCTACCAGGAGCCAAACTACAGGGGTCCCCATTACGTTCTGGAGAAACGCGACTACAACAGCTCATCAGACTGGGGGAGTCAGGGCAACATGGTGGGCTCCATGCGGAGAGTCCGCTTCAATTAA
- the ccnb2 gene encoding G2/mitotic-specific cyclin-B2 has translation MTSIEARHAFGGTENPAPKGKAVGGPKRAVFGELTNFPAAPVNNAKKNVPAKVATRSSLKQRNKQAAVQLVRPPKADELPVPSVPEEPADVSMKEEELCQAFSDALLDVEDIDENDADMPQLCSEYVKDIYVYLRSLEEQQAVRPKYMQGYEITERMRALLIDWLIQVHSRFQLLQETLYLTVAVLDRFLQVHPISRRKLQLVGVTAMLVASKYEEMYCPDVGDFSYITDNAFSKAQILEMERVILQQLNFDLGRPLPLHFLRRASKASNCNVEKHMLAKYLMELTLLDYDMVHYRPSEIAAASLYLAQLLLDELPWSSTQRHYTTYDENHLKPIGQLIAKNVVIVNEGKTKFQAVKSKYSSSKLMKISLTPQLKSFVVTNMAAPLLKP, from the exons ATGACTTCAATCGAGGCTCGACATGCG TTTGGAGGGACAGAGAATCCAGCCCCGAAAGGGAAGGCCGTCGGGGGTCCTAAGAGAGCTGTGTTTGGAGAGCTTACCAACTTTCCCGCTGCACCGGTCAACAACGCCAAG AAAAATGTGCCGGCCAAAGTCGCGACCAGGTCTTCCCTCAAACAAAGAAACAAGCAGGCCGCGGTCCAGCTCGTGCGTCCTCCGAAAGCGGACGAACTTCCGGTCCCCTCCGTCCCAGAGGAGCCGGCCGACGTGTCTATGAAAGAAGAGGAACTTTGCCAGGCCTTTTCTGACGCGCTCCTGGACGTGGAGGACATCGACGAGAACGACGCGGATATGCCACAGCTGTGTTCTGAATACGTCAAGGACATCTACGTTTACCTACGGAGCCTAGAG GAACAGCAGGCTGTACGACCCAAATACATGCAAGGTTACGAAATCACCGAGCGCATGCGTGCCCTCCTCATTGACTGGCTGATTCAAGTTCACTCCAGGTTCCAGCTGTTGCAGGAGACCCTTTATCTCACCGTTGCCGTGCTGGATCGTTTCCTCCAG GTCCACCCGATTTCACGACGGAAGCTGCAGCTGGTCGGCGTGACTGCCATGCTTGTGGCTTCAAAATATGAGGAGATGTACTGCCCGGATGTTGGGGACTTTTCCTACATCACAGACAACGCCTTCTCCAAGGCTCAGATCCTGGAGATGGAGCGAGTTATTCTGCAGCAGCTCAACTTCGACCTGGGGCGCCCTCTGCCACTACACTTCCTGAGGAGGGCTTCAAAAGCGTCCAAT TGTAATGTAGAGAAGCATATGCTCGCCAAGTATCTGATGGAGCTCACCCTCCTGGACTACGACATGGTGCACTACCGACCCTCGGAGATCGCTGCAGCCTCCCTGTACCTTGCCCAGTTGCTGCTTGATGAACTGCCTTGG TCTTCCACACAGAGGCACTACACGACATATGACGAAAACCACCTGAAGCCGATTGGGCAGCTCATCGCGAAGAACGTTGTGATCGTGAACGAGGGGAAAACCAAGTTCCAG GCTGTCAAGAGCAAGTATTCGAGCAGCAAACTGATGAAGATCAGCCTCACTCCCCAGCTCAAGTCTTTTGTGGTGACCAACATGGCTGCTCCCCTTCTCAAACCCtga